AGACGTGCGCGTCACATACTTCTCGTACTGTGGGTGTTTAACACGCCTCGTCACGGCCACCACCCGGCTCTTGTTCATTTTGTCGGAGACCACCACTCCAATCTTCGTCTTGCGCGCGCCTCGCTCTGCCACTTCTAACTCCACAAAATGTGTCTGTTGCACGTTAGTCCCTGTGCCGAAATCAGCTCTTCGGTTTCCTTATGCCCAGCTCGTATTCGCGCAACACCGTCTTCAGTCGCGCGATGTCCTTACGCAGAAAGCGGATCTTCAGTGGATTATCCAGCTGGTGCGTGGCATGCTGAAAGCGGAGGTTATGCAACTCCTCCACTGCCTCTTCCAGGCGCAGCTTGAGTTCCTCCACTGGCAGCTGCTTGATTTCCTCCATCTTCATTGCTCACGCTCCGTACTCGGCTCGGGCCACTACTTTTGTCCTGATGGGCAGCTTGTGGGCCGCCAGGCGCAATGCCTCGCGTGCCAAATCTTCCGAAACACCCTCCAGCTCAAAGAGGATGCGACCCGGCTTTACCACGGCCACCCAGTATTCAGGGGCACCTTTCCCCTTACCCATGCGGGTTTCGGCCGGCTTCTTCGTCACCGGTTTGTCAGGGAAGATGCGGATCCAGACTCGCCCACCTCGCTTGATGTGGCGCGTCATGGCTATACGGGCGGCCTCGATCTGGCGCTGGGTAATCCACGCCGGCTCCAGCGCCTTGAGCCCAAAATGGCCAAAGGTGAGGGTCGCCCCTCGCGTGGCGATGCCCTTCATGCGACCACGCTGCTGTTTGCGCCACTTTGTGCGCTTTGGCATCAACATAGGTTACCGTCTCCGTGTGCGTCTCAACTATGTTCCGTGGCGCCTGGGGCGCCCAATACTTCACCCTTGCAGATCCACACTTTCACGCCCACCGTGCCATAGGTGGTGCGCGCCACTGCGCGCGCAAAGTCGATGTCGGCGCGGAAGGTGTGCAGCGGGATTCTCCCTTCGCGGTACTGCTCGGTGCGCGCCATCTCCGCACCACCCAGTCTGCCAGAGCAGATGATGCGCACACCTTCGGCGCCCATGCGCATCGTGGACATGATCGCGCGCTTCATGGCCTTGCGGAACGAGACCTTGGCGACCAATTGGCTCGCGACATTCTCTGCCACAAGGTAGGCATCCAACTCCGGCCGCTTGATCTCCTGGATGTTGACGTGTACTTCCGTCTTGGTCAGGCGCTCCAGCTCCTCTTTGATCTTGTCTACTTCCGCGCCCTTGCGGCCGATGACGATGCCCGGGCGCGCCGTGTGAATGGTGATCTTAATGTGCTTGGCCGTGCGCTCAATCTCAATCTTGGAAATGCCTGCGCGCTGCAGCCGGTTCATGATGTACTTTCTGAGGAGCAGGTCCTCCGCCAGCTTGTTGGCAAAGTCGCGCTCGTCGAACCAGTTTGACTCCCAGGTGCGGGTGATCCCTATCCGCATGCCAATTGGATTCGCCTTCTGTCCCAAACTCTCCTCCTGCTGGTGATCAGGTTAATGATCTGCGGACACTCATGCGCTGGCCTGGTTGGCTGTGTCCGCCACGACAATGCGCACGTGGCAGGTGCGCTTGCGGATCCTGCTGGCCCGGCCCATCGAGCCGGCGCGATAGCGGCGCAGAGTGAATCCGGCGTTCACCTGAACCTCTTTCACGAAGAGCTCCTGTGGGGCAAGTTTTGCCCCTTCGTCGGTATTCATGAGGTTAGCCACTGCCGACCGAAGCGCTTTCTCCAGCGGTCGCGACGCCGCCTTCGGGCTAAAGTGCAAGATATTTAGCGCCTCCTCAACGCCCCGGCCGCGGATAAGATCGGCAACCTGTCGCATCTTCCGTGGCGACGTGCGCAGGTATTTAGCTATGCAACGTGCTTCCATTGACTCTCTCCACTCCCGATGCCTTTGCGATCAATGCACGCGTGTGGCTTTTTCCTTTGCCTTCTCCGGATGTCCGCGGAAGGTGCGTGTCGGCGCAAACTCGCCCAGCTTGTGGCCCACCATGTTCTCGGTGATGAACACAGGGATGAACTTGTTGCCGTTGTGCACGGCCAGTGTATGACCCACAAACTCTGGTGGGATCGTCGAACGCCGAGCCCACGTTTTGATGACCTTCTTCTGGTTGGCCTTGTTCAGAGCTTCGATCTTCTTCAGCAACTTCTGATCGACGTACGGACCTTTCTTTACCGAGCGCGCCATGTCTCCTCGCTTAGGCTTTTCTTCTCCTGATGATAAGCTTGTCAGAAGGTTTCCGCCCGCGGGTCTTCAGACCCTTGGCCAGCTGACCCCAGGGCGAACAGGGGTGACGACCACCGGAGCTTTTCCCCTCTCCGCCGCCCATGGGGTGGTCCACCGGGTTCATTGCCACACCTCGCACCTTGGGGCGACGGCCGAGCCACCGCGAGGCGCCCGCCTTGCCCAAACTGAGCGCATCGTGCTCCACGTT
The DNA window shown above is from candidate division KSB1 bacterium and carries:
- the rpsQ gene encoding 30S ribosomal protein S17 encodes the protein MAERGARKTKIGVVVSDKMNKSRVVAVTRRVKHPQYEKYVTRTSTFMCHDEGNESHVGDKVLIMETRPLSRRKRWRLVEILEKAK
- the rpmC gene encoding 50S ribosomal protein L29, whose product is MKMEEIKQLPVEELKLRLEEAVEELHNLRFQHATHQLDNPLKIRFLRKDIARLKTVLREYELGIRKPKS
- the rplP gene encoding 50S ribosomal protein L16 codes for the protein MLMPKRTKWRKQQRGRMKGIATRGATLTFGHFGLKALEPAWITQRQIEAARIAMTRHIKRGGRVWIRIFPDKPVTKKPAETRMGKGKGAPEYWVAVVKPGRILFELEGVSEDLAREALRLAAHKLPIRTKVVARAEYGA
- the rplV gene encoding 50S ribosomal protein L22, with the translated sequence MEARCIAKYLRTSPRKMRQVADLIRGRGVEEALNILHFSPKAASRPLEKALRSAVANLMNTDEGAKLAPQELFVKEVQVNAGFTLRRYRAGSMGRASRIRKRTCHVRIVVADTANQASA
- the rpsS gene encoding 30S ribosomal protein S19, with the translated sequence MARSVKKGPYVDQKLLKKIEALNKANQKKVIKTWARRSTIPPEFVGHTLAVHNGNKFIPVFITENMVGHKLGEFAPTRTFRGHPEKAKEKATRVH